GCACGCTGCAGCAGTGCATCAAGCAGGGACTACGGACCGAGGCGGTGCAGGACGCCCTGCTCAGGGCCCGCCGCCTCGTCGCCCACTTCCAGCAAGACCACCGGGCCGCTGCCCAGCTCGATGACCGGCTGGCCGAGGGCAGCGGCCCGACCCAGCTGCTGCTGGACACTCCATGCCACTGGGACACCACCTTCGACatgtgccagcggctgctggacaCACACTGGGCAGTCAGGGAGGTTCTGCAGCAAGAGGAGGAGTGGGAGGCCGGGGAGCCGACCGTGCCCAACCTCTCCGATGCCCAGTGGGAGCTCCTGCGTAACATGCTGCCCATCCTGAAGCCCCTCAAGGTGGCCCTGTCCTTCCTCGGCGAACAGCAGAACGCCTCcgtctcctcactgctgccttgCCTGCACGGGGTGCTGGCCGCCCTTGGGCAGCAGGCGGTCGAGGCTGGCTCCCCGTGTGGCACCGTCATCGCCCGGATCCGCTCCGAGATCAGCCAGCGCTGGCGCCTGCAGCGCGACGAGGATCTGCCGGACAACCCCGCCGTCCTCGCCTCCTTCCTGGACCCCCGCTTCAAAGACCTGCGCTTCCTGAGCGCCCGGACCCGGGAGCAGGTGCAGCGCAGGGTGAAGGAGCTGCTCTCTGCCGCGCTCCCGGAGCCACACTCACCCAGCACCTCCTCGGAGGGCGAGCGGGCCTCGGCCGAGCCCAAGCCCAGCGAGTACGACCTCCTGTTCGGCGAGGACCCGGTGGACCGCCTTCCGGAGCTCCACCAGCAGATGGAGAGCTACCTGGCCGAGCCGCTCCGTAAGCGCCACACGGACCCGTTCCAGTGGTGGCGGGACAACGCGCACCGCTTCCCCGCCCTCGCCGGCCTGGCCCGTCGCTACCTGGCCGTGCCTGCCACTGCCATACCCGTCGGCCGGCCGTTCCTCGCCTCCAGCCGGCTGCCGGACGACACCGGGGCGGCACTGTCCCCCGACGACATCAACCGGATTATCTTCCTGCACCAGAACTTCGATTACATCGAGTCGCTGAAGTGATGGGGCCAGCCCTGCCTTTACCCCACTCCCTCCTGCCCCGTGGACGTCTCCCGGAGAGGGAGGCAGCAGGGAGCCAGGCTCACAGAGTCTGCACCAGCTGGCGCACTGTGCCCAAAATCCACCCACAACCCTGCATGTTGTTGGGATGTGGGGGGAAGCCAGAACTCGTGGGGACCCCGCACTCCAGCCCCCAGGGAGAACGCGTACGCTCCACATTGAATCCCGGGCTCTGGCGCCATGTGGCAGCGCTCTCCCCGTTGTACCATTGTGTTCCCCCAATTTGTGGTCATTTGTTGGGttcgggaggaggaggagagatccTGAGGGACTGGGGCAGTGACCGAGGGTCCCAGAATGGCTGGTTATTCGTCAAGGGTCCCTGCTGAGTGGGGCAGTGACTGAGTGTCCAGGAACGGCTGGCCAATGACCGAAGATTCCTGCGCAGCGGAACAGCGACTGAAGGCCCCTGAAAGGCTGGCCTGGAGAAGGGGGATCTCGGGGCAAAGAAGATCCCAAGGAAGAGGCAGAGGAGGTGGTATTCCAGCAGAGAGAATGGGTGTGGAATCCTgcagagaatggggcagtgggaagGCATGAGGGGAGCTGACATGTTGGAGTGGAGGGTGGAGCCTGTCCCATTTTGAGCTCCCAGAAACCTGGAGGAATTCAGTCTGTCAGGTGGACAGTTGAGTCTCCAGGCCGAGACCTTTTCTCAGGTagcggggagggggtggggagagggtgagcGAGTGGTCAGTGTTAACAGGGGAgagggtgataggcagatagAACGGAAGGGGGCGGGGTTGTGATGATAGGCAGGGAGAAAGCAGCTTCACCTGAAACACTGAGGAGCAAGTGAACTCCTGCATATCACCACCATCACAGGACTTGCTGAATCCAGTCTGTGTTCAGGGCCATATCATCAGCTTAAGGTAATGGCGATTAAGGTGCCCTGGGGAACTTTTACCAACTCTGGAGAGTGAAGGTGAGGGCCTCCCCTGGCAGGGTGGCATTCCCTCAGGGCTGGCTGGGGCCATAGGTGATGCCAGGCTGCTGGAATGAAGCTCAAATCTGCAAACCACTGACTCAGAGCGACACACTGGCTTAAACCTTGGTCGTTGACGCAGAAAACCATGTTGTTGCAAAATAAGATGCCCTTCGTTGTGAACGTCCTTGCATTAATCTCAAGAGAGAAGCTGCATTTCTACAGCACTGGGGTCACCTGTTGGTGTCTCGCTGTGCCTGGCAACTAGTGAGGTCGCTTTCGTGGTGTCGTGTGCTATTGTGATCGAGCCAAGGTGTACACAACAAGATCCCGCTGGCTGCAGTGAGCTCGACCCAGGTGCTTGAGCTTGCGGCAGGCAATCCGCTAGGGGAATCCAAGTTCCAACAGCGGACGGAgtcttgctccagattccagtatctgattACAGTCTTCCCAACCACCATTTTctctcagtcaccttatgtacagacattcccgtgcctagtgtcactttatgggcatacaatcagtctatgtaaataagctatcttatatacttatatttattgtgttttttttattgtgttattgtgtttttttgtgctgcatcggatctggagtaacaattattttgttctcctttacacttgtgtgctggaaatgatattaaacaatctggaATTTATTTGACCTTGCGTAATGTCACACTCTGAGAGGTGATTTTCAGACTCAGTCCGAGGTCTCCCCACGCCTGGAGATCCACTCAGGTTTACCTGTAAAGACGGGTGTCGTGGTCAGCTGGATGTCCTTCAACAGCTGGAGCTGAGGTCATTTAAAGATTTTTGAGATGTCCCAAGGCATTTGTAGCTAATGAGGCGGAATTGAAGTTGGATCTGAAAAATGTGGATTAGGGTCACAGCACCAGAGTGCAGGAAAggggcctttggcccatctagcctgtgccaAACCGTCATTCTGCTTACAGGACTGTAGAACTCAGAAGGGGGTTATTCAGCTCATTGTCTCGGTTCTGGTCAGAAACAAGGTACCCAGCCTAATCCCACCTCCCAGCATTGGGACTGAATGCCGGCAGATCACAGCTATACAAGCCCACATCCAGGTAcagtgattcaagattcaagcctCTCTCGATAAGAAAATAGGTAGGAGAGTAGGTCCTGCCAATTTCTCTGGCTTCCTGGggacatcctcataaatctttgtGCCCTTTCCAT
The nucleotide sequence above comes from Hypanus sabinus isolate sHypSab1 chromosome 11, sHypSab1.hap1, whole genome shotgun sequence. Encoded proteins:
- the si:dkeyp-117b8.4 gene encoding E3 SUMO-protein ligase ZBED1, which encodes MLRECAAQLEEGEELDRHSNLGDSDTYTPVTEADKISVALRSNPLASGGRRRAAELKIKRALPAGGGQDWAQTWDFFRRLNERCVECSLCRKQLCYHNSTASLREHLRRKHHLGDAEGRPFPDEGSSSSESMGQEPELKKMAVHGSEMAAEKREEAIDNLIAGMVFRDLQPLSLVADEGFRRLLGFLEPSYRLPSGAQLAAHLRHRYTLCKLRLAHQLRSMPWLALSTHSWSTPARRAYLTVWVHFIDGRWKPARCVLSTGPTATGSRELLRSALGDLGVPWQAVSCVVRDGGGAADRLADSCPQLSCAARTLQQCIKQGLRTEAVQDALLRARRLVAHFQQDHRAAAQLDDRLAEGSGPTQLLLDTPCHWDTTFDMCQRLLDTHWAVREVLQQEEEWEAGEPTVPNLSDAQWELLRNMLPILKPLKVALSFLGEQQNASVSSLLPCLHGVLAALGQQAVEAGSPCGTVIARIRSEISQRWRLQRDEDLPDNPAVLASFLDPRFKDLRFLSARTREQVQRRVKELLSAALPEPHSPSTSSEGERASAEPKPSEYDLLFGEDPVDRLPELHQQMESYLAEPLRKRHTDPFQWWRDNAHRFPALAGLARRYLAVPATAIPVGRPFLASSRLPDDTGAALSPDDINRIIFLHQNFDYIESLK